CTCAACGAACTCCCGCCGGTGAGTTGTAGGGCGTCCAGATGTCCGTCGTCCTGCAGAAGCTTCGCGGTGACCAGGCTGTCGGTGAGCCAGAAGCCGCCGGGCACACCGTCGTCCATGTTGAATTTCGCGGTGACGGCCACCGCGTCGCCGGCGGCACGGCGGACCCGCTCTGCGACCCGACGGGCGAGTTCCGCCCTGCGGACCACATCACCGCCGAAGGCGTCGCGCCGCCTGTTGAGGTTGGGACTGAAAAACGAGCTGAGCAGGTATCCGTGGCCCATGTGGATCTCGACCGCGTCGAATCCCGCCGCCACCGCGTGGGCTGCGGCCGTGCCGAAATCGTCGATGACGGTGGCCAGCTGGGCAACGGTGGCCGCCCTGACCCGGCCCATCGCCGGCGCACTGATACGCGCACTCGGCGCCAGCGTGGGCTGCCGGTTAGACAAGGTGTTGGCGACCAGGCCCGCATGCCCGATCTGGGCACACACCTTGGCCCCCTCGGCATGCACGGTGTCGATGAGCGTGCGCAATGCCGCAGCGCGGGCCGCGTCCAGGACGATGGTGTCGCGGTGCACCCGGCCGCCGGGTGAGATGGCCAGGTAGGCAACGGTTGTCATCGCGGCTCCACCACGGGCCACCTCGGCGTGGAAGGCGATGAGTTCATCGCTCACCTGTCCGCGCGGCATCACCCCCTCGAAGGTGGCGGCCTTGATGAACCTGTTCTTGAGGGTCAGCGGACCCAGCGGGTGCGGTGTGAATGCTTTCGATACCATTGGCATCGAAACATACCAGGAGGTCGCATGCGCATCGCCATCACCGGTGGCACCGGGTATCTCGGCGCACACATCACGCGCGCGCTGCTCGCCGCTGGACACCAGGTCAGTCTGCTCGTCGCGCCGGGAACGACCGCCGACCCGGTCATCGGGCACCTCGCATGCGAGGGCGAAGTGGCCCCGGTCGAGGGCGATGTTCGCGATACCGCCACGGTCGACGGGCTGTTGCGGGGCTGCGACGCGGTGGTGCACGCCGCCGGCGTGGTCGGCACCGACCGAAGGCGAGCGCAACTGATGTGGGACATCAACGCCTACGCCACCGAGAAGCTGCTGATCCGCGCCGCCGATGGCGGCCTGGATCCTGTTGTCTGCGTGAGTAGTTACAGCGCTCTGTTCCCGCCACCGGATGAGGTGATCACCGAGAAGACCCCACCGGCCGCCGGACGCAGTCCGTACGCGCAGACGAAGGCGTACGCCGACCGGGTGGCACGACGCCTCCAGGAACGCGGTGCGCCCGTGGTGGTGAGCTACCCCTCCAGCGTGGTCGGGCCCGCCTGGCATACCGCAGCCGGGGTGACCGAACGCGGTTGGGCACCGATCGTCGCACACGGTATGGCGCCGCGGATGCCCGGCGGGATGCAGATGATCGACGTCGCCGACGTCGCCGAGGTCCACGTGCGATCGATGACTCCGGGGCGCGGCCCACAACGCTATGTCTGCGGCGGTGAGATGGTGGCCTTCGACGAGATGATCGACCTGCTCGAAGCGGGATCGGGTCGCAGAATTCACCGGATACCGCTGTCGCCCCGGGTTTTTCGTGGCATCGGGCGGGTTGCGGATCTGGCCGGCCGGGTGCTGCCACTCGGCGACGGGATCAGCTATGAGGCCGCGCTGTTGCTCACCTCAGCAACACCGACCGACGATCGGCACACCCGGACCGAACTGGGCATCGGTGCCTGGCGCTCACCGCGGTCGGCGATCCTGGCCAGCCTGCAGCGCTGAGGTCAACAGTTCGACCATCCGGTCCTGAAGCTGCGGGGAGTCGTCCTCATCGGCCACCGTCGTCACGAACAGCGCCGCGCCTGCCGCCATCGCCAGGGCCGCCCTGGCGTCCAGTTCGGCACCGTGACCGTCTTCGGCGAACAACTCCACG
This DNA window, taken from Mycolicibacterium neoaurum, encodes the following:
- a CDS encoding NAD-dependent epimerase/dehydratase family protein; amino-acid sequence: MRIAITGGTGYLGAHITRALLAAGHQVSLLVAPGTTADPVIGHLACEGEVAPVEGDVRDTATVDGLLRGCDAVVHAAGVVGTDRRRAQLMWDINAYATEKLLIRAADGGLDPVVCVSSYSALFPPPDEVITEKTPPAAGRSPYAQTKAYADRVARRLQERGAPVVVSYPSSVVGPAWHTAAGVTERGWAPIVAHGMAPRMPGGMQMIDVADVAEVHVRSMTPGRGPQRYVCGGEMVAFDEMIDLLEAGSGRRIHRIPLSPRVFRGIGRVADLAGRVLPLGDGISYEAALLLTSATPTDDRHTRTELGIGAWRSPRSAILASLQR
- a CDS encoding NADH:flavin oxidoreductase, which translates into the protein MVSKAFTPHPLGPLTLKNRFIKAATFEGVMPRGQVSDELIAFHAEVARGGAAMTTVAYLAISPGGRVHRDTIVLDAARAAALRTLIDTVHAEGAKVCAQIGHAGLVANTLSNRQPTLAPSARISAPAMGRVRAATVAQLATVIDDFGTAAAHAVAAGFDAVEIHMGHGYLLSSFFSPNLNRRRDAFGGDVVRRAELARRVAERVRRAAGDAVAVTAKFNMDDGVPGGFWLTDSLVTAKLLQDDGHLDALQLTGGSSLSNPMYYFRGQVPMAEFIASQPAAVGLGLRVMGRRLFREYPFEEGFFVDTARQFRDALRMPLILLGGINRSATVDMALEDGFEFVAMARALLREPDLINRFERGDRATGLCVHCMKCMPTVYTGTRCVVREAAAVRA